The genomic segment CAGTTGCAGGTAGAACCGCCCGGCGTCGAGCGAGAACAACGCGGGCAGCAGCCCGGCGTAGTCGACATCGAGGCTGTGCACCGAATCCTGGTCCCCGCCGGGACAGGTGTGCACGCCGATGCGGGCCCGTTCCTCGGCGGAGAACCGCCCCAGCACCTGGTTGTTCAGGTCCACAAAGGACTGCAACAGCCCGCCGGAGGGGTCGAGCTTCAGTGACAGCCTGCCCTCGGTGAAGTCCAGCTGCACGCTGTCGGCACCGGCGTCGAGGCAGCGGCGGATGTCCGCCTCGGCCTGGTCGACGAGGTCGGCGGTGAAGGCCTCGCGGGAGTACCCGTCGATGCCGTCCGGCGGGTAGATGAGGCTGACCGCGGAAGCCGCGATCACCGCCTGCTTGACCGGCAGCTCGGTGAGCGCTTTCGCCGCACGCAGGTACTCGTCGGCGTGCGTGGCGTAGCGGAACGGCCCGGCGGTCAGTCGCGGCAGCTGCCGGGTGTGCCCGTCGGCGAACGGGATCACCACCCCGTCCGGCGCCAGCGAGGCCAGCCCGGCGAGCGGGTAGGTGGCGAAGCTGGGCTTGCCCTGTTCACCGTCGGTCACCACCGGCGAACCGGTTTCGGTGAACCGGGCGATCGTCTCGGCGAGCGCCTTGTCCCGGTACTCGGCCAACGCGGCGGCGTCGATCCTCCCGGCGGCGAACTCGCCCATCGCCTCGATCAGGTAAGCCGGCCGCGGGACGCTGCCGATGGGTTCGGTGGGAATGCGCACGGGTGGATCCCTCCGGATCACCGGCTTCGCTCGCCGGGTGCCGGAAATTCTACGGTTCGATCATGGTTTTCCAGCCGCCTCCCGGGTGAACCACCTGGGCCGTCCGGGCGTTTGCCGGTCCTGCGCCCGGGTACCCGGCGGCAGCACATGATCACCCCGCAAGCGCGAAGGGAGCGTCCAGTGGACACCACCACGCTGCGTGCGCTGACCGAAACCGAGGGTCCGTTCGTCTCGGTCTACTTCGACGACTCGCACGACACCGAGGACGCGGCGAAGCAGCTGGAGCTGAAGCGGCGCGACATCCGGGAGCAGCTGACCGGCAAGGGCGCCGAGGACGCCACGATCGAGGCGATCGACCGCGCGCTCCGCGACGGGCAGCCGCCGGTCGGGCGCAGTGGCCGCGCGGTGCTCGCCGCGCACGGCAAGGTCCTGCTCGACGAGGAACTGGCCGAACCGCCGGGCGCGCCCGAGGTCCGCTTCTCCGAACTGCCCTACCTGACCCCGCTGGTGGCCCATTCGGCGATCGGCACCCCGTACGTGGTGGTCACCGTCGATCGCACCGGCGCCGACCTGACCGCGGTCGACGCCAAGGGGCGCCGCAAGTCCGTGGAGCGCGTCGACGGCTCGGACCACCCCGTGCACAAGGTGCGCGGCGGCGCCGAAGCCCACCGCGACATGCAGGCCCGCGTCGAGGAGAACGTGCACCGCAACCTCGCCGGGGTCGCCGAGCGCACCGCGAAGGTGGCCACCGAACTCGGTGCCGAGCTGATCGTGCTCGCGGGCGAGGTCCAGGCCCGGCGCGAACTCCGCGACCTGCTGCCCAAGGCGGCCAAGGAGATCGCCACCGAGGTGACGGCCGGGGCCCGCGCCGATTCCGGGACCGCGGGCCAGCTCGACACCGCGCTCGGCGAACTGCTCGCCGGGCGCAGGCTGGCGCGCCTCGACCGGGTGGCCGAGCGGTTCCGCGCCGAGCTCGGGCGCACCTCCGGTCTCGCGGTCTCCGGCTTGGAGGGCGTGACCACCGCCCTGCGTGAGGGCAACGTGGAGACGCTGCTGGTGACCGAGCCGGGTGATCGCACGGTCGCCGTCGGGCCGTCCCCGGCTCAGGTGGCGGTGGACCAGGCGGAACTGGCGGCCTTCGGCACGAGCACCGGCACCGAGCGCCGCGCCGACGAGGCACTGCCGGTAGCGGCGGTCGCGGTGGGCGCCGACGTCGTGGTGTTCGACCAACGACTCGAACTGACCGAGGGCTTCGGCGCGATCCTGCGCCACTGAGCCCGGTCACGGCAGAAGGAGCAACCGATGAGCAGCCCAGAGCACGACCTGGAAAAGCCCACCGAAGACGCGCTCGACCAGCACCGTTCCGCGTCGCCGGGGCAGCCGGGCGGGCCGTCCGACCCCGAGTTGCCGCTCGAGGCCGACCCGGCGGACGCCGCGGAGCAACGCGCGCCCGCCGATCCCCGTCAAGACGGTTGACCACGAGAGGCCGAGCCGGGTGGACGCGGGAAGAACCGGGCGGTCGGACCTTCACATAACACTGGAACAGCACGGGGACGCGGTCGTGGCACGGCCGGCGGGCAAGCTCGATTCCGCCGGCCTGCCGCGGCTGCGGGACACCCTGCTCGGCTGCGCCGCCGACCACCCGGCGGCGCTGGTCGTCGTGCTCGACGAACTCGCCGCCGACGGGCCCGGCCGCCTGGGCGTGCTCACCCAGGTGCGACTGCAGCTCGCCGACTGGCCGGGCATCCCGCTGCTGCTGGCCGCGGCCACGCCGCCCGGCGACGATCTCCCGGCTCCCGTGGTGCACCCCTCGGTGACGGACGCGCTCGCCCGCGTCCGTCCCGCACCCCGGCGGCAGGCGAGCATCGACCTGCCGCCGGTGTCCGCCAGCACCCGGCTGGCCAGGAACTTCGTCCGGACGCTGTGCCGGAACTGGGCGGTCGAGCCGAGACGCGCCGGTGACGCGCGGATGGTCACCAGCGAGCTGGTGGAGAACGTGCTGGTGCACACCGACACCCCCGCCCTGCTGCGGTGCGACCTGCGTGAGGACGCGCTCAGCATCGCCGTCGCCGACGGGTCGCCGGTGCCCGCCCGCCTGCGCGAAGGCCGCGCGGGCTACCTCGGCGGCCTCGGCCTGAAACTGGTCGCGCAGCTGACCACCCGGTGGGGCTGCTCCCCGACGCTGACCGGCGGCAAGGTGGTCTGGGCCGTGTTCAGCGGCCGGTGAACCGGTTTCACCTCCTGGCCCGGCGGGTAGCCGGGGTCGACCGCCCGACGCCTACGCCAGGGAGCGGCCGAGAGATGACCGACTTCTTCCCGCCCGGCGGCGGTTCGCTGGACCAGTTCCTCGCGCGGTGCTACGGCGACGCACCAGCCGCCCGCCCGCGCCCGGTGGAACCGGTCCACGTGGTGTCGGCTCCCCCCAGCCCGCTCGACCGCACCGAACTCCCGGACACGCCCACAGTGGACAGATTCGGCCACGACCTGACCGAAGCCGCCCGTCAGGGCGCGCTCGACCCGGTGCTCGGGCGCGACCACGAGATCGAGCAGACGATCGAGGTGCTTTCCCGGCGCACCAAGAACAATCCCGTGCTGATCGGCGAGGCCGGGGTCGGCAAGACGGCCATTGTGGAGGGTCTCGCCCAGCGCATCGCCGACGGTGCCGTGCCGGACGTGCTGGCCGGGCGCAGGCTGGTCCGGCTCGACCTGACCGCGCTGGTCGCGGGCACGCGCTACCGCGGTGACTTCGAGGAGCGCGTCACCGCCCTGCTCGCCGAGATCCGGGCGCACCGCGACCGGCTGGTGGTGTTCATCGACGAACTGCACACCGTGGCGGGCGCCGGTTCGTCCGAGGGCTCACCGGGTGCGGGCAACATGCTCAAACCCGCGCTGGCCCGCGGTGAACTGCCCGTGGTCGGCGCGACCACGCTCGACGAGTACCGCGAGGACATCGAAGGCGATCCCGCGCTGGAACGGCGGTTCCAGCCGATCACGGTCGGCGAACCGTCCGTTTCGGACGCACTGGAGATCCTGCACGGCCTTCGCGAGCGCTACGAAGCCCACCACGGCATCCGCTACACCGACGCGGCACTGGTCGCCGCGGCGGAGCTGTCCCACCGCTACCTCACCGAGCGCTTCCTGCCGGACAAGGCGATCGACCTGGTGG from the Amycolatopsis magusensis genome contains:
- a CDS encoding cobalamin-independent methionine synthase II family protein, which translates into the protein MRIPTEPIGSVPRPAYLIEAMGEFAAGRIDAAALAEYRDKALAETIARFTETGSPVVTDGEQGKPSFATYPLAGLASLAPDGVVIPFADGHTRQLPRLTAGPFRYATHADEYLRAAKALTELPVKQAVIAASAVSLIYPPDGIDGYSREAFTADLVDQAEADIRRCLDAGADSVQLDFTEGRLSLKLDPSGGLLQSFVDLNNQVLGRFSAEERARIGVHTCPGGDQDSVHSLDVDYAGLLPALFSLDAGRFYLQLASEPDPRRVLDIVRTYSRPEQRIFVGVTDPVNPVVETAEQVRDRVLLAAEYLPADRLGTCDDCGFSPFADDTSTSRDIAFAKITARVEGTRLATE
- a CDS encoding Rv2629 family ribosome hibernation factor, giving the protein MDTTTLRALTETEGPFVSVYFDDSHDTEDAAKQLELKRRDIREQLTGKGAEDATIEAIDRALRDGQPPVGRSGRAVLAAHGKVLLDEELAEPPGAPEVRFSELPYLTPLVAHSAIGTPYVVVTVDRTGADLTAVDAKGRRKSVERVDGSDHPVHKVRGGAEAHRDMQARVEENVHRNLAGVAERTAKVATELGAELIVLAGEVQARRELRDLLPKAAKEIATEVTAGARADSGTAGQLDTALGELLAGRRLARLDRVAERFRAELGRTSGLAVSGLEGVTTALREGNVETLLVTEPGDRTVAVGPSPAQVAVDQAELAAFGTSTGTERRADEALPVAAVAVGADVVVFDQRLELTEGFGAILRH
- a CDS encoding ATP-binding protein — its product is MARPAGKLDSAGLPRLRDTLLGCAADHPAALVVVLDELAADGPGRLGVLTQVRLQLADWPGIPLLLAAATPPGDDLPAPVVHPSVTDALARVRPAPRRQASIDLPPVSASTRLARNFVRTLCRNWAVEPRRAGDARMVTSELVENVLVHTDTPALLRCDLREDALSIAVADGSPVPARLREGRAGYLGGLGLKLVAQLTTRWGCSPTLTGGKVVWAVFSGR